The Aspergillus luchuensis IFO 4308 DNA, chromosome 6, nearly complete sequence genome segment CACTTTAGAAACACCAATTCTAATGAAGCTTTCTTCATCAGGCCGGCCGGAAGGTTCTGGagtctctcccctcctccttgaaCCTCAAGTTCAGCTTCGTCGACCTCGATGCGGGTTTCGACACCTTCAAGCGCACCGGTAGCGCTCTCCCCGATAAGACGGTCGAGATCCTCAAGAAGGAGTGTGATGGTGCTCTGTTCGGAGCTGTCAGGTGAGTGCTACATCGttgtcctcgtcatcgtctaCCACTCAATTACCTTCTGACCGATTCCTCTGCAGCTCCCCTAGCACCAAGGTCGCCGGCTACTCCTCCCCCATCGTCGCCCTCCGCAAGAAGCTCGACCTGTACGCCAACGTCCGCCCCGTCAAGACCACCGCCGGCAGCACCGACGGCAAGCCCATTGACCTGGTGATCGTGCGTGAGAACACTGAGGATCTCTACgtcaaggaggagcagaCCAAGGAGACCCCCAATGGCAAGGTTGCCGAGGCTATTAAGCGTATCTCCGAGAACGCTTCTTCCCGCATCTCCACCATTGCCGGTGAAATCGCCCTCCGTCGCCAGAAGATCCGCAGTGTTGCTGGTATCGCTGGTCTCCGCACCGAGCCCATGGTGACCATCACTCACAAGTCCAACGTTCTCTCCCAGACCGACGGTCTCTTCCGTGAGACCGCCCGCAAGGCCCTCTCCGCCGAccgcttctcctccgtccAGGTTGAGGAGCAGATTGTCGACTCCATGGTTTACAAGCTCTTCCGTCAGCCCGAGTACTACGATGTTATTGTCGCCCCCAACTTGTACGGTGACATTCTGTCGGATGGTGCCGCTGCCCTGGTTGGCAGTCTGGGACTGGTTCCTAGCGCTAACGTTGGTGATGGCTTCGCTATCGGTGAGCCCTGCCACGGCAGTGCCCCCGACATTGAGGGCAAGGGTATTGCCAACCCCATTGCCACTCTGCGCAGTGTTGCCCTGATGCTGGAGTTCTTGGGCGAGGAGACCGCCGCTGCCAAGATCTACACTGCTGTTGATGCCAACCTCGATGAGGCCAAGTTCCTTTCTCCTGACATGGGTGGTAAGGCTACTACCCAGGAGGTTCTGGATGACGTCCTGAAGAGGCTGTAAAGGGTTGTTGGAAATGACTCTTGATGTATAAATAGCGAGATAAAGAATAAGCTTCTAGAGGGAATATGATGTCAACTCCCTTATAAAAATGGAGGGGTCTGTGGTAGTAGATTACTATGATGCGTATCTCACTAAACTACGGGACGCTTAAGACGGTAAGGCGGCCTATTGCCATTGTGTAACATCTCTGATCCCGTGAGCAGGTAATAGACAAGAGGCAGTCTAGATTTATCATGGGATTCCCAACACAAGAAACACAGCAAGGTGAACAAAGGTGGACAAATACCAAAGCGACACATATTTGACTGGCTGATCGCAGATGCAGTGACACGTATTGAGCCATTTGTCTGAAGGAATCTGACAGATCGTTAATTGTCATCACAGCCGATGGAGTACTCCAAAAGTTGGATTGTTACATACGATGTACTACTGAAGGCTTCGTGGAATTCTTTACCTACTAACAAATCACTCTGTCCTACAAAGATACGCTCAGCTTCAGCCACCGCGACTGAATATTTCAAGTTCCCAATCGGGTATGGGCGGTCGCGGCTCGTCAGCTGAACTCCTGGACAAACGGTCCTTTGCTTTTTAGTCTAGTCTACCTCCTGGTTCGTTTCACCCGGCTCATCCTCGTGTCTCGTGCTGAACACTCCCCAGCCTCACGCTTGTGGATGTGGGTCAGCGGAGATCGAACATCAAGTCTGTTGTTCCTGGCAGCGTTTTCCCACCAGATCTACCTGCTAAGACCGATCtaaaataactagttaatCAGTCAGTTGGTTCCTATCATGCGGCCAGTTGCCGCCAGAGCCCCATGATCATTTATACCCACCTAGAAATCCGATCCAGACATCATAAGCTAGGGAGATACCGACTCTGAGACAGAGAAATTTCACGGCACACAAAGCAGTTACTCACCGAGGTGTAAATACGAACTGCACGGCATCTTCCAAGACATAAACAACTGGCCCAGTCAAGGAGGAACTCTCCTAGCGTGTGAGGCGGTGCACCCGGGCGGGAACCGTATAAGAGTGGAGGACGTCCTACTGCGAGGGACGGCAAGGCCTACTATTTAATTGGGGCGCGTTCcactccccatccacaatgccaacaccaacatcaccTCAGCAAACTGCGCGGCCTCCTCGCAATAGATTGTCACAATTCTCATCGCCACTACCATTCCTAGCGCGCCTCATCGTCAGGCTTCGCAATATCTGCAGCACAAATATGGCATCCTATTCATCGTTGAAAGAAGTGATCGACAGGGGAAAGTTCGAATCACTGAGTGACGAACGACTTGTTGATCTCCTGTATCATCAGTTTGAACCGGTGATCGACAGACTCAAGAATGTGGAACACAATATTGAGGGAGACGATGCGCATCCCCAAGGATTACTAACCCGGGCAGGCGTTGGGGGAAAACGCAATGAAAATGATTATAATCTCACCCCCTCCCGATATCTTTTCAACGGCGAAGATTACTCAGAGGTGAATCGAACCGTGACTAATGTTCTTGCGGTGCGATGGCTTCTCGTCGGGGATTACCACACCTTTACTTGCCATCAAAAGGGACCTATAAAGTTAAAGATCGAAACCTTTAATAAATTCCACGATTTCATTGACCAGTTCCGAAAAGAGCCGGATTGGCTGATGGCCTTGATTGTGGCTCTGGTCATAGGTGACGTGGGTAAAGACGATAAGCTAGCTAAAGAGGTGCGAGCTCAAGTCAAGACTCTATCAGACGAGGAAATGAATCACGATACAGTCCTCGAAAGGGCCCTTGAAATGAACATCATCgagtctccctctccattGGATTTACTGCCGCCTCCTCGACGAGATGATGTAATTCAAGGAGTGAGGCTGGGTGCCAAGCTCAATATCCCACAGCTAGCCCAAGGTGAGAATGTTCCAGGAAGCCTGCAATGTCTTCAAGATCTTCGAGGCCAGGAAAGTGCCTTTGATTTGAAATATCTTGAGATCATGTTTGATGTGGCTGGCGCAGGGGCGCATGTTGATGCTTGTGGTTCAGTCCGGATGATTGAACCGGTCTGCCAATCATTCCTACTTACTTATAAGATCCTGAAGCGCGTCATATCTAAAGAGATCACTATTCGGGAAGCCTACAATGAAGTCTTGCAAAATAGAGGCCGTATCTTATCCGACAAGGGTTATCCAGAGTTATCAACAGATGACAAGCAAGACCGGGCCCTCTTGCGCCTGTATGCAATGGGCAGGGTAGCCGATATCGACTTGGCAGAACGCTTCCGCAAGGCCCTTCTCGGCCTCCCAGATGATCATAGAGCTGAACTTATCCAAGAGCTTAATCAGAGTGGTCTGGAAGGTGAACAAGCTGTAATTCTCTATTACATGCCCGCACTATTTGCAGAATTACTCCGGCACACCCAGCAGGCTTCCGAGGAAACGCAAATAAAGGCGCTCACATCGTTGATGGGCTTTATGAGACGCACATATATCGGGGCAAAGAATGTACCCGGTGAAACGAGTCTCATTATCGAGTGTGATGTATCTGGAGCAAAGAGCAAGATTCAGGCACCGGAATTCCCGGAAGACCTTACTGGGCTGAACGACTATAATCTCCCATCATTGGGCTCTAAGGATTCCCAATTCTGGTAGCCTAATTACCTCGCTCCTACCTCATGGAATATTGAGCGTTGCCTTCGTTCTAGGCCGTTATCGCGGCTTGACAATACTCGAATATTCCTTCAGTCCACACCATCTCACATCACGACACGACTTCCTCTATGTCTGCTTGCTTCTTCGCTCCAATCTGCCTTTCCATAGAAAGCTgccttttttcctttctgggTGGAAGGGCTGATACCTGTACGATTGCTACGACGCTCATGACACGACAAACCTTTGCGTCCCAGTATAAGGATCCTATAAAAAACGAGTATTtctgagtagtagtattattttacATGCTCTGAAAGATACCGCTAGAATGCATTGGCCATACACAGTGGGACAGTCTCGCGCTCAGCTAGCTCTTTGGCCGATAATCTACTTGCTTCTCTCCGATTTCGTAATTCgcctttaataataagaaaggCATCACAGTCATCTCCAGCCCTGCTATTATTTACTGCTACATAAACTCTCCAAATACAAACCCCAAACTAGCCAGTCAGCGCTCACCTGGCGTGCAAACCCTACGCTCTGACGAGGCCCTCTAAATCATGAAGCGCGCCCTCAAATTAGGTGCCGATATTCAAGACACATGGAATACATTTGACAGTGCCTTCTCAAATATCCTtcaattaaattagattCCTAGGTCAAACTCTTCACACACAGCCTCCGCAAACAACCTCACCCCCTCCTTCAgatctccctcctccgcagcgGCGAACGTCATCCGAAAATGCAGATGGCCATTCCTTTCCTGATTTGAAGCGAACAGCGACCCCTTAGTCACAAGCACTCCCTTCTCCAAAGCCCTAGCTGcaaccctctcctccagccCAATTATCTGCgcaccaacctcctccagcgACAATCCAGACAAGCTCTTAAGCCGATGATGCCGTGTCCAGTCAACTTTAACCCACAAAAACATGCCGAACTCCGGTGTATTCCACTGCACAGCCTCCCTGGGCAAATACTTGTTGCAAGCATCAAGAAGCACATCCCGCCGCCAGCGATACTCTCGCGAGAGGTGAACAAGCCACGTGGTAAACCCATCATGTCCCCAGTTCTCATCAAGCAGATGCCACAGCATTAGCTGGGAGGGACCGCTAACAGCTACAGTGCTTACTTCCTGGTATGCGGTGAACTTATCGATGATTTGCTTGGATGCAGTGACCCAGCCGGCGCGCAACCCGGGAGCGAGGATCTTGGATGCTGAATCGAGGCGTACCACGCGCCCGGATGTGTCGAGGGTGAGGTAGGAGGGGATGGACTCGGAATGGTAGATCTGAGCggcttcgtcgtcttctgaGGCAGATTGGTTGGTATCAGTACCATTTGTTCCTTGAGTGTCTTGGTAAGGACCCATCCTCAGGAAATAGTACGGATCATCCTCGATGATTATGAGATCATGTTCCTCTGCAATATCATAGATTGCTCTGCGCCTTTCCAGCGATTGGGTTACTCCCGTCGGATTCTGACCCGTTGGGATGGTATACAGCACGTGCGGCCTGGGAGACTGAGCATCATCCCAAGAGGAAAGTACCTCATCCAGGGCATCAGCCCGCAAGCCATCCGCATCCATCTCAATCCCGTGGACGTTAATCCCATTCAACGCAGCACTTTCTAGTGTTCCGGGGTACGTATATTGCTCCGCGAGAATGGTGTCCCCGCGATTACAGAAGATTCTAAATGCCAACTCTGTCGCGGCAGTCGCTCCACAAGAGAGGAATGTTGCCCAGTCTGTATAAGGGGGATTGTGAATGAGCTCAACGTGCTCGGTGATGAATCGGAGTAAGTGTGCTGATCCGTGTGCGAAGCCGTAGTTCATTGCGATTGAGAGGTTGTATGTTAAACCGTGTTTGGTTATGGTGTTCGCTGAGTGGCATTTTTCCTGTTCTTTGGGTGATTGTAGATTGGGTTTTGTTGTAGATTTACTTGTCGGTTCTGGAGAAGCCTCATTCAAGCTTATAGATTCCCAAGGATAATAGTCCGCAGTTGGTCGTCCCGTTCCCAGGGGGATGATCTTGCGCGGACCGCTTGGGCTGGACCCCTTTTTCAACGCTGAGCCGGTAAAGTTCCGGCTTTCGAGGCTGAAGTGGTGGTCGAGGTGCTTTGCTGGTGGTTTTGTACGGTTGTATGGTGATTTGTACTCATCAGAGGAGACGGGTGGGGCAGgaatgagagggagaggaggcgcCGCAGCACGAAGGGCTTTGATTTCGGTGGATTGCAGGCGGGTCATTGTGGGAGATGAGATATTTGGCTTGGTTTACGAAGAATCAGAATATTTACTTCGCGATTATGGATTTTGGTATTCTCTTATATTTTGGGGCAGGACAAGACATCACTTATCTTGATGCCGGAGAGATCGGAATGAATGTACTCGAACACTCCGAATACCCCGCTTCTTGTTGGCTTTCGCTTATCGCGcgttttgcttttccttaCCTCTGGATCTGTCTAACTGGCCTTCACTTGGAATAAAGAGGGTGCTATATGTATTGAGCATGCGTATATCCACTCGCGAACTTTTCCCAGGGCCTGTCGTCGTCGAAACGCAGCGATATCACCTGTGAGCGGAAAACCCGCGTCTCTGATGTGTACACGGTGAGGTGTGAAGAGCTCCTTTCCACTCACCTTCCATTGCTCTAGTTCGCAGTTTGCATCTGCTTTCGGGGTCTTAGTCCTCTAAGAGTCTGTATAAGCCTTCGTTCATTTAGCTCAGCTGATCCAGCACATATTGAGtaggggggtggggggccTGGGAATGTATTAGTTTGAGGTTAACAGTAGAGGTCTCTGTTGCGTATGTAGCAACATATTCGATTCCGAGATCGCTCACAACGCTAATTCCAACTATATACATGTGCACATGATTTCCCGATCGTACTACTAATTTAGAGTGTCTTTCTGCCCAGAAAATTGTTCTGTATATTCAGTATCATCCGACCAAGCCTGCCATAGAAACACTAGTATCAATCGTAGAATGCCAGAGCCTCCACTTACGTAGCGACCAAAATATTCACGCGAACAAGACCAACTTGAGCTTTTtgattctttcttctgtCTGAGAGTAGTATGATATAAGTGGTACTGGTGCCGATTGTCTCATCTCGGCATAGTCATTTACCCCGCTCCGAGACTCCGATAACGCTACCCACGTCTCTCCGTACTCGCCGATCCATCCTCGAGGGCGTCAACGCACCATTATATCTGCGATTGACAATGTCAACTAGATTAGCCGCATGTGAACCTTGCAGGAGGTCCAAGCTTGCGTGCGATCATCAACAGCCGGTCTGCAACCGGTGTAGGGATGGCAACCGACCGGGTCTTTGTATCTACAGAAGTGCGCCGTTCAAAAGACGAAAGACTAGCAATGCGGTGACAGAGCACATATCTTCTCGTCAGTATGATTTCCCTAATTCTTAGTGTCATTCGAATATACATCGGCTAAGACCATGCCACTTCATTCAGCGTCACCACTTTTAGCTCTCCAGAATCATCACCcccagcatcatctccacctcATGCAGGAAATAGATATCCCAACCCAGGATATCTTGGGTCGTCCAGCCATGTCGCCATATTCAAACATATTACTTCATCAGATAGTCAAAGTGCTACGTCTCATTTGAGCCCTAACACCGCTTCGTGGACAGCATCTCTCTTCCCGCCTGACGATGATCTCGTCGTCCAGCGATGTGCAGATGCCCTCAAAATGCTCCTGACGAGGTTTTCCTTGCCTGCTATGAAAGAGCTAATAAAGCTATGGCGGGCAAGGGGAACTAATCTTGCGATTATGGGTGCTATGGTTGATCAATGTATTGATAACATTCCCCTACCACCCTCATCGACGAACGAAGATTGGCATCTGCTATATGCGAAATCCCTTCTCACTAACTCTTCCCAGCCGCTCAGATACTCTCAGCACTCTACCTTCTCCGAGTTCTGTGCTCAGTTCATTAATCAGAATATGCGATGGGAAACACTCGCAATCTTCCTCTCAGCTGTGGTCCGCGCCACTATGGATATTCAGTTCTTCCCGTCGCTGTATATgaccgaggagaagaagtatagCCTTAGGAGGCTATGCACGAGATTAGCGGACTATGCTCTGGAGATTACCATCTCTCTCGACTGTTTGAATGACCTTCAGATCTGCTTACAGTATGAGAACTTCATCGTGCATTCCCATGTAGACGGGGACCATAGTACGTTTCGCAGGTGAATGCGCCTCGTTGATGAAGAGCTAATAACGTCCAGGCTACTATTCATGGCGGAAGCTCGGAGACGTTATATCCTCAATATATGCTCTAGGCTACCATGAGAATCTCGATGAAAAACCCGATACACCTCGCTTCTTGACCGAGCTACGCAAGGCTGTCTTTGCCCGCGTCTATTCGGCGGACAAGAATGTTGCCATCTTCGTCGGTCGACCACCTCGCATGAATAGACAGTTCTGTTATTTTCAGATTCCCTCAAGTCCGCTTCCCGATGACATTTGGTTTATCTCCTCTGAAAAGCTGGATAATGAAATCAATGATCCTTTTAGCTGGGACCCGTCGACTAAAGCGAGCTATATGGCTGAGACTCGATGGACTGCATTGTGTGCTCGGGTTAAAGAGGATATACTCAACTTGCAGAGAAGCCGGCCAAGTGACATGGAACTTTTCTATCAAAGGGTTACGTAGGTTTACTTTGCAATAAAGAGAACTTATGTGTATGCTGACGATATCAGTGACATCAAAGCTCAGGCTGAAAAGAACTACTCTGCACTGCCTCCGCATTTTCAGTTCCACAACAATCTCAGAGACAATACACTGAGCACCTTTGAACGCGACTTCATCGGCTCAGTGCAGCTGAATCACTTGCACGCGCTCTTTCTGCTGAATCTCCTCCTGCTAAGTACCCCTACTGAGCCAGATCCCACCCTTGTGGACATCGCCGAACAGATACTCTCAGTCACAGTGGACATGGTTCTCTTGCGTGACCAACTTACAAACTCGGGGACGTGTCTCCTGTGGAAGGTATGTGTCTAACTCCCTGCCCAGCTCGTACCGTAGCCTTGAGGTAACTGTAATTTGAGCAGGTCGCCTATCATGGTCTTCCTGCTGCAGGaattctcctcctcgctctTCTCAACGAGCGGGCCACTCCTAGTATGCCCCGTATAACACGGCCTCGAACACTCCAGCATCTGACAATCCTCTCTGCGGAGATTCAAGCCGGATCGATCATTCGGCCCCAAGAACCCAACTATGAGCTTATGTCCAAGGCCATGCAAACGATTCAGAGCTTCCTGGACTCGGTCACTTCTGAACCCATGCACCCTGTATCAGACTTGACACCCCGCAGTCCGAACCTTATTGAATGGTCCAGCTTTCCTTACCAGGAATCTTTAGACTTTGAAATTGGGTTCTGGGAGAGTCTCGCAGACCATCCGCTACTGAGCTTTCAATCTGGGCTGATGGCGCCCGAGTAAATATTTCGTCCATGAAAGTCTCTGCAAGCTGATACATATTGAATCAACGAGAATGAATTGAAGTGGCCACTCTCTATGAGACAATGTATAATTGTATATACCCCATGATCACGTGCCCGTGGGGCGCCGGGGTCGGGAAAACTCTAATTTTACAACACATGACGGAGGCCCGTGGGTATCCATTTAGATATCAGTAGAAACACGATTAAATATCGTCTGGATTGCAGTGGACACATATTAGTGTTACCCAGATCCCTGCATCTTCTCGACCCCTGTATCTGCACGGAGTTGGCACCTTTCGCCTCCATCCCAGCGACAAGTGTCCCAACCCGGGTCCATTTCCCCCCGCTCAATCCAGTGTGATCCACGCTCAGCTGTCCACAATGGAGTCGGAACTCCAAGCACAGATCCCCGGTCTCGACCGCGTGGTATCAGAGTACTCCGTGGGGTACCTGACCCATGCCTCCAAGGCCTATGTGGAAGATGCCAACGCTCCGTCGCCACTGGCCGAAGCGGCCGATATGGTCACCGAGCTCCTCGTCTCCGCATCGGGTGACTTCACCTCCGAGAATGAACAGGCCATCCGCAACTTGGTCGAGAAGTTCATCTCCTCGTTGAGTGCCGCTGATGGAGTCGACGCCGAGCGTCGCCAGATGCCCTTTGCCGCCAAGAAGCTCGACCAGGCCATCAATGTCGGCTCCCAACGCAACATGTCTTCTACTCTGGGTCTTGCCGGAGGTAACGTCGATCTGGAGTCGGCTAATGCCAGAAAGGTCGAGTCTAAGGTTGACCGCAAGAAGCTCGAGAAGGCCGAACGCAAGATTCGTgccaagcaggagaagaagcagatgaagacGGTGCAATACGAATCATCCCGTCTCCTCAACCAGCCCGACAGTACCATGTCTTACGAAGAGTTCTTCATGGCTGTCAACCCTCTGCAGCTGGGCTCGGACTCCCAGTCCAAGAGCAAGGACATCAAGGTGGACAGCATCGACATCTCCGTCGGTGGTCACCGTATCTTGACAGACGCTTCCCTTACCCTGGCGTATGGTCGTCGCTACGGTCTTGTCGGTCAGAACGGTATCGGAAAGTCTACGCTGTTGCGCGCACTCAGTCGCAGAGAAGTCGCCATTCCCAGCCACATCTCCATTCTTCACGTCGAGCAGGAAATCACAGGAGACGACACACCCGCTCTCCAGGCCGTCCTTGACGCCGACGTATGGCGCAAGCGCCTCCTTGCCGACCTGGAGAAGATCACCAAGCAGCTGGCAGACATTGAAGCAGAGCGATCCTCCATGGCAGACACCTCCAAGGATGCCGCCCGTCTGGACCACGAGCGCGAGGGTCTCGACATCACACTGAACGACATCCACTCCAAACTCGCCGAGATGGAATCCGACAAGGCCGAGTCCCGCGCCGCCAGTATCCTGGCCGGTCTCGGTTTCTCGCCCGAGAGACAGCAATTCGCGACCAAGACCTTCTCCGGAGGTTGGCGTATGAGATTGGCTCTTGCCCGAGCCCTCTTCTGCGAACCcgatctcctcctgctgGACGAACCGTCCAACATGTTGGACGTGCCATCCATTACCTTCCTTTCCAACTACCTCCAAACATACCCCAGTTCTATCCTGGTCGTTTCTCACGATCGAGCATTCCTCAACGAAGTCGCCAccgacatcatccaccagcaCTCCGAGCGTCTCGACTACTACAAGGGCGCCAACTTCGACTCCTTCTACGCCACCAAGGAagagcgcaagaagaacgcCAAGCGCGAATACGAAAAACAGATGGCCGAGCGCGCCCATCTCCAAGCCTTCATCGACAAGTTCCGTTACAACGCCGCAAAGTCCTCCGAAGCCCAATCCCGTATCAAGAAACTCGAGAGAATGCCCATCCTGGAAGCTCCCGAGAGCGACTACGTTGTGCACTTCAAGTTCCCCGAGGTCGAGAAactctctccccccatcgTTCAAATGTCCGACATCGCCTTCGGATACACCCCCGACcgtcccctcctccgcaacgTGGACCTCGACGTACAACTCGATTCGCGTATCGGTATCGTTGGTCCCAACGGTGCCGGTAAGACTACCGTACTGAAGCTCCTCACCGGCCAACTCCAACCGACAAAGGGTCTCCTCTCGCAACACGCCCGCCTGCGCGTCGGTTTCTTCGCCCAACATCACGTCGACGCTCTGGACCTGACCACCAGCGCCGTCAGCTTCATGGCCAAGACCTACCCCGGAAAGACAGACGAAGAATACCGCAGACACCTCGGTGCCTTCGGTATCACCGGTATGACGGGTCTGCAGCGCATGGAGCTCCTGTCCGGAGGTCAGAAGTCCCGTGTCGCCTTTGCTTGTCTGTCGTTGACGAACCCCCACATCCTGGTTCTGGACGAACCGTCTAACCATCTGGATATTGAGGGTATGGATGCGCTGTCTGAGGCGCTGCAGAACTTCgagggtggtgtggtgatgGTCTCTCACGATGTTACGATGCTGCAGAACGTTTGCACTAGTCTTTGGGTTTGTGATAACGGTACGGTGCATAAGTTTGATGGCTCTGTCAATGCTTATAAGAAGTTGATTAGCTCTCAGGCTAATGAGGcgggtgttgttgctgctcatTAAGGGGGGAAAGTGATGAGCTCGCCAGTAATGATAAAATGTTATGGACTATCTTCAATGATCTCTTCTCTTAAGTAGTAGCGGATTATGTTCGCTGAGCTGTGAATTCTTGTAACCGCTGCGGTCTGTACGCCGCGGAAGGATATTAGAGTAGTATGTAAGCTAGTTACTAGGTTCTATGGAGAACTAGGTGGTCGGAAGGCATAGCTGACCGCtgcaagagaaagaagagcatACTACATCTTGCTTGACGTGATTATTGAGATCATAGTAATGGTTTCAGTAATTACTACCCCTCTGATAGATTATCTTTCAAGCACAGTTGAATTGAACTTCGACGATTCGACGAGCGGAATAGCTCTATTCGGATATATAATTCCGCTGTACCCTTACACGATACTAGTACTAGGGTGGTATCAGAGATCTGGGGACCAACACTCTCACCAGaaaagtataaatataaagtagtTATAtgagcaaaaaaaaaaaaaaaaaaaaaaaaggaaaaaaaaaaaaggtggtGTTGAATAATTCTCTTCTTAGTTGGTCATAAGAGATTTcggggaaggagaaaaagcggcaaaaaagaaaaagaaagggccGAACGCGATTTGAACGCGTGACCTTAAGATCTGCAGTCCCACGCTCTACCCCTGAGCTACCGGCCCTTCTTGTTGTTTGGTTTGCTGTTTTGTTTGATTCTTAACCAAAAGACGATTTTCAATGCTATGCCTGTTCTTTGTCTCCTAACATCAGGCTCAGACAACATGCAGAAGGGGTGTCTGTTCTATCGACATTAGTGGTTGTGATGTCTATGATTGAGTGCGCTTTACTTTCGTATGTATTTTCTGAGTTGCATCATTACCAACGTTCCTAGTAGATAGGTGTTTTTAGATCAATTGTAGCCATCTCTTCTACACGAAACATCCATCTATAGACCAGGAGGTGAAAGACTCGTCATCTCATTTATTTGAAGACATAATGCAGTAGGATCATATATACTATGCTGATAagtatttacttatataatatacaatcCACCTAATCTAGaatccctcatcatcaccgctatcgccttctccatcaatgtccatatcatcatcctcgtcgtcgagTCCCTCGAAGCTCATGAATTGCTCGTTCTTAGCATCGGTTTCTTCCTCAACCACGACGCCATCTTGGATTTCACAGTCCTGTAAAAGGAGTTAGTAAGGGATCTCTAATATATGGTTTAGCAGAACTCAGACGCACCTTGAGTACGGAATCTTTTCCGATCTGACTGTATCTGCCGACTATGTAATTGTCAATCATGGTCCTTATTCCCTGGAGTCATTTTTATCGTAGAAGACTTACCGATACATCCTGTAAGGACACACTTGGGTCCGATGACTGCGTTGTCCATGATGACACACCTAATCAATGTTAGAGACTAAGAAATAAATACAAAATCGTGGAGCTTACCTCGTGAGACGTGCGCCGCTGCAGATCTTGGCGTTGGCCGAAATGCAGGACTCCTTGATGACACACTTTTCCTCGACCTTTGCAAGGTGTTAGTGTTGAAATGATGACAGTTGAAAGTTCAAGATGCTTACCGTTACGTTGGACCCCAACAAGCAATCGCCCTTCGTGACGATAGACTTCGAAGCGACTGCCTCCGGAGTAGCAATCTTGGCGGCGTGACTGAATGGCGAGGCAGCAGCGCGGCCAACCTCTTCGACTGACTCGAGCTTGGCAAGACGCAGAGACATGGCCAACACCAAGGCAGCACTGTCCACGCGCCGAATGAGTTGCTT includes the following:
- the lysB gene encoding homoisocitrate dehydrogenase lysB (COG:E;~EggNog:ENOG410PHTX;~InterPro:IPR019818,IPR024084;~PFAM:PF00180;~go_function: GO:0000287 - magnesium ion binding [Evidence IEA];~go_function: GO:0016616 - oxidoreductase activity, acting on the CH-OH group of donors, NAD or NADP as acceptor [Evidence IEA];~go_function: GO:0051287 - NAD binding [Evidence IEA];~go_process: GO:0055114 - oxidation-reduction process [Evidence IEA]), whose translation is MAAAARTLRIGLIPGDGIGREVIPAGRKVLESLPSSLNLKFSFVDLDAGFDTFKRTGSALPDKTVEILKKECDGALFGAVSSPSTKVAGYSSPIVALRKKLDLYANVRPVKTTAGSTDGKPIDLVIVRENTEDLYVKEEQTKETPNGKVAEAIKRISENASSRISTIAGEIALRRQKIRSVAGIAGLRTEPMVTITHKSNVLSQTDGLFRETARKALSADRFSSVQVEEQIVDSMVYKLFRQPEYYDVIVAPNLYGDILSDGAAALVGSLGLVPSANVGDGFAIGEPCHGSAPDIEGKGIANPIATLRSVALMLEFLGEETAAAKIYTAVDANLDEAKFLSPDMGGKATTQEVLDDVLKRL
- a CDS encoding uncharacterized protein (COG:S;~EggNog:ENOG410PVYV), giving the protein MPTPTSPQQTARPPRNRLSQFSSPLPFLARLIVRLRNICSTNMASYSSLKEVIDRGKFESLSDERLVDLLYHQFEPVIDRLKNVEHNIEGDDAHPQGLLTRAGVGGKRNENDYNLTPSRYLFNGEDYSEVNRTVTNVLAVRWLLVGDYHTFTCHQKGPIKLKIETFNKFHDFIDQFRKEPDWLMALIVALVIGDVGKDDKLAKEVRAQVKTLSDEEMNHDTVLERALEMNIIESPSPLDLLPPPRRDDVIQGVRLGAKLNIPQLAQGENVPGSLQCLQDLRGQESAFDLKYLEIMFDVAGAGAHVDACGSVRMIEPVCQSFLLTYKILKRVISKEITIREAYNEVLQNRGRILSDKGYPELSTDDKQDRALLRLYAMGRVADIDLAERFRKALLGLPDDHRAELIQELNQSGLEGEQAVILYYMPALFAELLRHTQQASEETQIKALTSLMGFMRRTYIGAKNVPGETSLIIECDVSGAKSKIQAPEFPEDLTGLNDYNLPSLGSKDSQFW
- the ARO8_3 gene encoding aminotransferase-like domain-containing protein (COG:E;~EggNog:ENOG410PIX0;~InterPro:IPR004839,IPR015424,IPR015421;~PFAM:PF00155;~go_function: GO:0003824 - catalytic activity [Evidence IEA];~go_function: GO:0030170 - pyridoxal phosphate binding [Evidence IEA];~go_process: GO:0009058 - biosynthetic process [Evidence IEA]) — its product is MTRLQSTEIKALRAAAPPLPLIPAPPVSSDEYKSPYNRTKPPAKHLDHHFSLESRNFTGSALKKGSSPSGPRKIIPLGTGRPTADYYPWESISLNEASPEPTSKSTTKPNLQSPKEQEKCHSANTITKHGLTYNLSIAMNYGFAHGSAHLLRFITEHVELIHNPPYTDWATFLSCGATAATELAFRIFCNRGDTILAEQYTYPGTLESAALNGINVHGIEMDADGLRADALDEVLSSWDDAQSPRPHVLYTIPTGQNPTGVTQSLERRRAIYDIAEEHDLIIIEDDPYYFLRMGPYQDTQGTNGTDTNQSASEDDEAAQIYHSESIPSYLTLDTSGRVVRLDSASKILAPGLRAGWVTASKQIIDKFTAYQEVSTVAVSGPSQLMLWHLLDENWGHDGFTTWLVHLSREYRWRRDVLLDACNKYLPREAVQWNTPEFGMFLWVKVDWTRHHRLKSLSGLSLEEVGAQIIGLEERVAARALEKGVLVTKGSLFASNQERNGHLHFRMTFAAAEEGDLKEGVRLFAEAVCEEFDLGI